In one window of Sphingomonas sp. BGYR3 DNA:
- a CDS encoding class III extradiol dioxygenase subunit beta, with protein MARITAGVATSHVPLLGVAHDFGKDRDEYFTPIFSGYDWTRQWERAEKPDVVILVYNDHASAFDMKIIPTFAIGCGERYAPADEGWGPRKVPDVHGHPDLAWHIAQSLILDEFDMTIINEMDVDHGLTVPLSMMFGDVPEWPCKVIPLAVNVVTYPPPSGNRCWALGEAIARAVASFPEDLNVQLWGTGGMSHQLQGPRAGLINAEWDNRFIDGLIGDSDHLRRIPHIEYLRETGSEGIEMVMWLIMRGALGRRTALLHRHYHVPCSNTAIGHVVLRPDNGEGYDMTGSNWQSLAAE; from the coding sequence ATGGCCCGCATTACCGCCGGCGTCGCGACCAGCCATGTGCCGCTGCTGGGCGTCGCCCATGATTTCGGCAAGGACCGCGACGAGTATTTCACGCCGATCTTTTCGGGCTATGACTGGACCCGGCAATGGGAACGGGCGGAAAAGCCCGATGTCGTGATCCTCGTCTATAACGATCATGCCAGCGCCTTCGACATGAAGATCATCCCGACCTTCGCCATCGGCTGCGGCGAACGGTACGCGCCCGCGGACGAGGGGTGGGGGCCGCGCAAGGTGCCCGATGTGCACGGCCATCCCGACCTTGCATGGCATATCGCGCAAAGCCTGATCCTCGACGAATTCGACATGACCATCATCAACGAGATGGACGTCGATCACGGGCTGACCGTCCCCCTGTCGATGATGTTCGGCGATGTGCCCGAATGGCCGTGCAAGGTCATTCCGCTGGCCGTCAACGTCGTCACCTATCCGCCGCCGTCGGGCAACCGCTGCTGGGCGCTGGGTGAGGCGATCGCCCGTGCGGTGGCCAGCTTTCCTGAGGATCTGAACGTGCAGCTGTGGGGCACCGGCGGCATGAGCCACCAGCTTCAGGGCCCGCGCGCCGGCCTGATCAACGCCGAATGGGACAACCGGTTCATCGACGGCCTGATCGGCGACAGCGACCATCTGCGCCGCATCCCGCATATCGAATATCTGCGCGAAACGGGCAGTGAGGGGATCGAGATGGTGATGTGGCTGATCATGCGCGGCGCGCTGGGCCGGCGCACCGCCTTGCTGCACCGCCATTATCATGTGCCGTGCAGCAATACCGCCATCGGCCATGTCGTGCTGCGCCCCGACAATGGCGAGGGGTACGACATGACCGGCAGCAACTGGCAGAGCCTGGCCGCCGAATAA
- the ligA gene encoding protocatechuate 4,5-dioxygenase subunit alpha: MTDASDIHAYLDEFEDIPGTRVFTAARARKGYHLNQFAMSLMKPENRERWKADEAAYLAEWPLTDEQREAVLARDYNRLLDLGGNIYFLSKIFSTDGLSFVQAVSTMTGVSVEEYQAMMMAGGRSPDGLRSKKEGR; the protein is encoded by the coding sequence ATGACCGACGCGTCAGACATCCACGCCTATCTCGACGAGTTCGAGGATATTCCCGGCACGCGCGTGTTCACCGCGGCGCGGGCGCGAAAGGGGTATCATCTCAACCAGTTCGCAATGAGCCTGATGAAGCCGGAAAACCGCGAACGGTGGAAGGCGGATGAAGCCGCCTATCTCGCCGAATGGCCGCTGACCGACGAACAGCGCGAAGCGGTGCTGGCGCGCGATTACAACCGTCTGCTCGATCTGGGCGGCAACATCTATTTCCTGTCCAAAATCTTCTCGACCGACGGCCTCAGCTTCGTTCAGGCGGTCAGCACCATGACCGGCGTGTCGGTTGAGGAATATCAGGCGATGATGATGGCCGGCGGCCGATCGCCCGACGGTCTGCGTTCAAAAAAGGAGGGCAGGTAA